One genomic window of Candidatus Methylomirabilis lanthanidiphila includes the following:
- a CDS encoding antitoxin has translation MTSMTATEARKRLYALLDDVADSHEPIQIAGKRHSAVLVSEADWRAIQETLYLNSIPGMRASIRRGVKTPVEKCHEALDW, from the coding sequence ATGACCAGCATGACAGCCACTGAGGCTCGGAAAAGACTGTACGCACTTCTGGACGATGTCGCCGATTCCCACGAACCGATCCAGATCGCCGGCAAGCGCCATTCGGCAGTGCTCGTGTCGGAGGCCGACTGGCGCGCCATCCAGGAGACGCTGTACCTAAATTCCATCCCGGGAATGCGCGCCTCGATTCGTAGGGGCGTGAAAACGCCTGTCGAGAAGTGTCACGAGGCGCTTGACTGGTGA
- a CDS encoding toxin of toxin-antitoxin (TA) system: MRWKLVYTSQARRDAKKLAHSGLKPQAERLLKILTRNPYQSPPPYERLVGDLAGTVSRRITIQHRLVYQVLDDLKTVKVIRLWTHYE; encoded by the coding sequence GTGAGATGGAAGCTCGTCTACACTAGTCAGGCTAGGCGTGATGCCAAGAAATTAGCGCATTCCGGACTCAAACCGCAGGCGGAGCGCCTGCTCAAAATCCTGACACGGAATCCCTATCAGAGCCCCCCTCCGTACGAGCGGCTGGTCGGAGACCTTGCCGGTACCGTATCTCGCAGGATCACCATCCAACACCGGCTCGTGTACCAGGTACTGGATGACCTCAAGACCGTCAAGGTCATCCGTCTCTGGACCCACTATGAATGA